The Chryseobacterium indologenes genomic sequence CTCCCGTTTTATTGCTGGTTCCGATATGGTCAAAATGTCCGGAGAATCCAAGGTATTTATCATTTTTTCCCTTTTTAACACCACATACGTTATAGGCCTTTTTTCCTTTGTATTCAAAAGGAATCAGATAAGAATTTCCAGTGCAGTAATCGAGATTGTTTTCCTTGAAAAGAGTGGCTATATATTGGGCGGCATTCTCATTTTCCGGTGTCCCAATCTCTCTGCCTTTCATTTCATCTGATGCTAATGTTGAAAGAATAGTCTTTACTCTTTCTTTTGAGATTTCCTGTGCAAAAGTACAGATGGAGAATAGGGATACTATAAGATAACTTAGTTTTTTCATTGGCTTTCAATTAAAGATTATAAGATCTGTCGTAGTTTAGACCGAAACGTTGCAGGAAGGTACGTAATTTAATTGATTGGTCTGAAGAAAAGGAAGTGCACCAAATAAAAAACAGCTCCTGAAAAGGAACTGTTCTCACTCAAAAAATCGTTGTAAGGCTATCGAAGTCTGTCTACAGATTTTACGAGCCTCTCATCTCTGCGGATAAATACGTTTGCAATAAACAAACAGATTACCGCGATCAATGGGAAAATCGGCTCAATACCCTTCTCAGGAAATTGAATTCCTCCGGATAAGTTTAGTAACCAGTACGCCAATACACCAATCAACAAAGCGTTTATAATAATGCTGATGGTATTCAGCAGAATTTGTCTTTTTCTGTTTTTAAAACTAAAAATACTTAATGCCCCGGTTAAAACCAATATAATACAACCGATATTAAGTACCGGAATAGTACCAAATACAGCGACATCCTGTCCTGTAATGAAAAGAAAAACAGCAGCTAATAGCGCCAGTAATGTCCAAATAGTTTGTATTCTTTGTAGCATTGAATATTAAATTCTTGGCAAAAATAACATAAATTTTGCACAATTCAAAAATAAGTGTAGATTTGCATTATACAATGTACTTGAAAACAAAAGTCACCGGACTTACTTTTCTTACTCACAATTAATTACATTTTTACATTAAGTATGTTTAACATAGAAACGTTAAGGTCAAAATCCGTAACGGAACTGACTAAAATCTTAAAAGATTTGGGCGTTAAAGTTGCAAGAAACAGCAATGAAAATGACAAGATCTTTGCTATTCTTGACTTTCAGGCTTCCAACCCCAAAGTCTCAAAAGATTATTTCAATGCCACAGAAACTACCAGTATAAATACTGAAGAGGCTGCCGCAGAAAAACCTGCTAAAGCCCCGGCAAGAAAAGCTGCTGCCCCTAAAAAGACTGCAGCCAAACCTAAGACAACAGCAAAAGCCCCGGTAGAACCAAAAGTAGAGGAAAAAGTAGAAGAAAAAATACCGGATTCCGAAGAAGTAAAAACCGAAGAGCCTAAAGCAGAAACAGCCCTAGCCACCGAAGAAACTTCTACTCCTTCAGCAGCAGCTAAGAAAAAAAGAAAACGGGTTTCCACCAACACAGGCAATACTGAGGTAGCTCAGGAAAAACCGGAAACTCCTAAAAACACAGAGTCCCAGGAATCTTCTCCGATAGAAGAAAAGCCTAATCACCCTCAGCAACAGGCTAACAACAGACCTCAGAAAGGACACAACCATCCGCAGAACGGCGGAAACCAAAATAAAAATCAAAACCAACAACATCAGCACCAAAACCAGAACCAGAACAGACATTCTGAGAAGGCAGAGGAAGCACAGGACCATAAGAAAGAATTCAATTTTGATGGGCTTGTGAGCATTGAAGGAGTGCTGGAAATCTTACCTGATAACTATGGATTCTTACGTTCATCAGACTTCAGTTATATTTCTTCTCCTGATGATGTGTATGTATCTACCGCGCAAATCAGAAATTTTGGTTTAAAAACCGGCGATACCGTTAAAGGAATTGTAAGGTTACCAAAAGAAGGCGAAAAGTATTTTTCATTACTAAGACCTACTGAGGTTAACGGACGTGATCTGGCCTTCATCAAAGACCGTGTTGCTTTTGAATATCTGACTCCTCTTTTCCCGGAAGAAAAATTCAATCTTGCAGGAAGCGGATCTACTGTTTCTACCAGAATCGTAGATTTATTTGCTCCTATCGGAAAAGGGCAAAGAGCGATGATTGTTGCCCAGCCTAAAACGGGTAAGAC encodes the following:
- a CDS encoding DUF4293 family protein, encoding MLQRIQTIWTLLALLAAVFLFITGQDVAVFGTIPVLNIGCIILVLTGALSIFSFKNRKRQILLNTISIIINALLIGVLAYWLLNLSGGIQFPEKGIEPIFPLIAVICLFIANVFIRRDERLVKSVDRLR
- the rho gene encoding transcription termination factor Rho; the protein is MFNIETLRSKSVTELTKILKDLGVKVARNSNENDKIFAILDFQASNPKVSKDYFNATETTSINTEEAAAEKPAKAPARKAAAPKKTAAKPKTTAKAPVEPKVEEKVEEKIPDSEEVKTEEPKAETALATEETSTPSAAAKKKRKRVSTNTGNTEVAQEKPETPKNTESQESSPIEEKPNHPQQQANNRPQKGHNHPQNGGNQNKNQNQQHQHQNQNQNRHSEKAEEAQDHKKEFNFDGLVSIEGVLEILPDNYGFLRSSDFSYISSPDDVYVSTAQIRNFGLKTGDTVKGIVRLPKEGEKYFSLLRPTEVNGRDLAFIKDRVAFEYLTPLFPEEKFNLAGSGSTVSTRIVDLFAPIGKGQRAMIVAQPKTGKTMLLKDIANSIAANHPEVYMMVLLIDERPEEVTDMERSVNAEVIASTFDEAAEKHVKVANLVLAKAQRMVECGHDVVILLDSITRLARAYNTVTPASGKVLSGGVDANALHKPKRFFGAARKIEGGGSLTIIATALIDTGSKMDEVIFEEFKGTGNMELQLDRKIANRRIYPAIDLVSSSTRRDDLLLDEVTSQRMWILRKYLSEMNPVEAMEFVDKNIKGTLNNEEFLMSMNK